GCGTTCAGGTCCACCGTCATGCCGCCTCCTTTCAAAGTTTAAGCGTCACCTTGGCCCCGTGGGGGAGGGCGACCTCCAGGCAGGCCTCGCCCTCGGGAAGGAAGCGGCCCCCCTCGCGCCGCAAGGGGACGTCGTGCCCCGGAAAGAGCCTGGGGAAGCCCCAAAGGCGCTCCCGGCTCTTGAGGGCCGCCTCCGGGTCCAGGCAGGGAGGGGCCGGCGGGCCCTCGAGGTCAAAGCGGCTCTTCACGGCATCGCTTACCAAGACGCCTACCCCCTTTACGGCCAGACCCAAAAGCCCCGGGGTGTGGCCGGGAAGGCGGAGCAGGGAAAGCCCCGCCGCCAAAGGCCCCTCCAGAACGGCGGTAAGCCGGGAAAGGGCCTTGGGCAGGTGGGCGAGGCAGGCGGGGTCCAGCCTGGGGTCCTTGGCCACCCGCTCGGCGTGGCGGAGCTCCGCCTCGTGGACGTAGACCTCGGCCCAGGGGAAGAGGTCGGCGTTGGCCGCGTGGTCAAAGTGGAGGTGGCTCAGGACCACCCCTGTCACGTCCAAGGGGGAGACGCCCAGGGCCTCGAGGCGGGCGTACAGCCCCTCCCGCTCCCCGAAGCCCAGGGTGTCGTAGAGGAGAAGCCTTGGCCCCACCACCAGGTAGGCGCCGGAAAGCCCCAGGTAGCCCCGGTGGCTCCTGCCCGGAAACCCGGTGTAGACGGGGACCACCTCCACGCCTACCCTCCCGTCATCGTCCGGGGAAGCCAGGTGGCGAGCCCCGGGAAGGCCACCAGGAGGGCCACCATGAGGAGGAGCACGCCCATGAAGGGCAGGCTGTAGCGGGCGATGCGGAAAAGGTCTTCCCCGCTCAAGGACTGGAGGACGAAGAGGTTGAACCCCACGGGCGGGGTGATCTGGGCGAGCTCCACCATGATGACCAGGTACACCCCGAACCACAGAGGGTCCACCCCGATGGCCTTGACCACGGGCAGGATGACGCTGATGGTGAGGACCACGATGGAGATGCCGTCCAAGAACCAGCCCAGGACGATGTAGACCAGGCTTAGGAAAAGGATGAGGAGCAGGGGAGTGATCCCCGCCTCCACCGCCCAGGCGGCCAGGGCTCTGGGAATGCCGGTGAAGCCCATGGCCAGGGTGAGCACCCCGGCCCCCGCCAGGATGAGGCCGATCATGCTCGTGGTGCGCACCGCCCCGAGAAGGCTTTGGCGGAAGGTGTCCAGGGAAAGCTCCCGGTTTAGGGCGGCGAGGAAAAGCGCCCCCACCACCCCGATGGCCGCCGCCTCCGTGGGGGTGGCCACCCCCAGGTAGATGGAGCCCAGGACCAAGAGGATCAGGAAGAGGATGGGAAGGACGCCCAACAGGCTCTTCAAGGCCTCCCCGAGGGGCTTAGGGGGTTCCTGGGGGAGTTCGCCCCGGCGGGCCAGGGCGAGGAGGGCCAGGAGGAGCATGAAGAGCAGGGTGAGGACCACCCCCGGCACCACCCCGGCCATGAAGAGCCGGGCCACGGAGACCTCGGCCATCACCCCGTAGACGATCATGACGACGCTCGGGGGGATGAGGAAGCCCAAGGTGCCCGCCCCCGCCAAGGAGCCCAGGGCCAAGGGCTTGGGGTAACCCCGGCGCAGGAGTTCGGGCAGGGTGAAGCGGCCCACGGTGGCGGTGGTGGCCGCCGAGGAGCCGATGACCGCGGCGAAGAGGGCGCTGGCCACCACGTTCACGTGGAGGAGCCCCCCGGGCAGGCGGGAGAGAAGGGGGCTTAAGCCTTGGAAAAGCCCCTGGGCCAGCCGGGAGCGGTAGAGGATCTCCCCCATCCAGACGAAGAGGGGCAGGGCGGCTAGGCTAAAGCCCGAGGTGCTGGTCCAAAGGGCGGTGGCCAGGTTGGGCCCCGGAGGGGCGGAGGTGAGGAAGGCGAGACCGAAGAGGCCCACGAGAAGGAGGGCCAGGCCCACGTAGACCCCGAGGGCGAGGAGCAGGAAGAGGCCGAGGACCAGGAGGAGGCCCGCCTCGAGGAGGCTCACGGGGCCACCCCCTTCAGGGCCCGGAGGAAGGCCTCGAGGAGGGCCAGGGCGAAGAAGGTGAGGCCTAGGGCCAGGAAGGTTTGGGGAAGCCAGAGGGGTAGGGGCAAGAGCCCCGGGGCCAGGTCGCCGAAGCGGTAGCTTTCCCCCACCCTAAGCCAGGCTTGAAGGCCCGCGTAAAGGGCGGCCAGGAGGCCAAGGCCAAGGCTCAGGCTCTCGGCCACGCGCCTCGGCCCCGGGGGAAGCCGCCTGAGGAGGAGCCCCACCCGGATGTGCCCCCCTGCCCGCAGGGTGGGAGCCAGGCCCAGGAAGATGAGCCCGGCGGTGGCGAAGCCCGCCATCTCCAGGGCGGAGGGCACCACGAAGCCCAGGTACCGCCCCGCCACCTGGGCTAGGATGACCAGGAGGATGAAGAGGCCCATGAGGGCGGCGAGAAGTTCGGCCAGGCGAAAGGCCGCCCCCAGGGCCTTTTCCCAAAGGCTCATCGCCCGAGGTAGCGGCGGTAGACCTGGACCCCCGTGGCCCCCACCTGCCGCTGCCACTCCAGGATCATGGTCTGGCCCACCTTCTTGAGGTCGGCCATGAGGGCGGCCGAGGGCTTGACCACCTGCATGCCCCGGGCGGCGAGGGTCTGGATGGCCTTCTCCTCCTGCTCCTGGCTCAGGCGCCAGCCCCGTTCCTCGGCCCGCCTGGCCGCCTGGAGGAGGGCTTCCCGGTCCTGAGGGGAGAGGCTTTCAAAGGCCCGGCGCCCCACCACCACCATGTTCTTGGGAATCCAAGCCTTGAGGTCGTAGAAGTAGCGGGCGAAGTCCCAGGCCTGGCTGTCCACCCCGGTGACGGGGGAGGTGATCATGGCCTCCACGATGCCCGTGGCGAAGGCCTGGGGGATGTCGGCGGCCTCTACCTGGACCGGGGTCATGCCCAAAAGCTCCGCCAGCCGGGCCGTGGCGGGGTTGTAGGCGCGGAAGCGCGTGCCCTTGAGGTCCTGGGCGGTGTTCACCGGCCGCTTGGTGTACAGGCCCTGGGGGGGGCCAGGGCACGGCGTAGAGAAAGACCACGCCCCTTTGGGCCAGCCACTTCTCCACCTCGGGCCGCTGGGCCTGGTAAAGCCTCCGCGCCTCCTCGTAGCTGGTGGCCACGAAGGGGATGGAGTCCAGGTTGAAGAGGGGGTTTTCGTTGGCAAGGAGGGACATGAGCACCTCCCCCATCTGCACCTGGCCGTTCCGCACCGCGGGCAGGATCTGCGGGTGGGGGAAGAGGGAGCCCCCGGGGTGGACGGTGATCCTGACCCTGCCCCCCGTGGCCTCCTCCACCTCCTTGACGAACTGCAGGATGTTTTGGGTGTGGAAGTTCCCGGGGGGATAGGGGGTGGCCATGTTCCAGGTCTGGGCCAGGGCGCCCAGGGCCAGGAGGGATAAAGCCGTCGCGAGCCGCTTCATTCCCAACCTCCCTTTCTTCTTCCCGATCTTACCTGAGGTTTTGCAGGGCCCGGTTCACGAACTCGTTGGTGTAGGTGCGCTTGAGGTCTATCCGGGCCTGGGCCACCTTGGGGTCAAAGGCCGAGAGGACCGTGAGGGGCCTTAAGGGCGCGGTGTCGCTGAACCGCCCTGTGGGGGAGAAGGACTCCAGGGAGTTGCGGAGCACCTTCAGGTAGAGGTCCCGGTCCCCCAGGAAGTACTCCTCGGGGAGGATCTGGGCGATCTCCTCGGGGCTTTTCCCCTGCATCCAGCGGAGGCCCCGCACCATGGCGTTCACCAGCCTTTGGGCGGTGTCGGGGTTCCTCTCCAGCCAGGCCCGGGTGGTGTAGAGGACCGCCGCCGGGTACTCGCCCCCCAGGACCTCCCGGGTGCCCTTGGTGGTGCGGGTGTCCGCCAGGACCTTGAGGAGGCCCCGTTCCTCCAGGAGGGTGATGGCGGGCTCCACGTTGGAGATGGCGTCCACCTGCTTGTTCTGCACCGCGGCCACCGCCTGGGCGCCCACGGAAACGCCGATGACGGAGACGTCCGTGGGCTTGAGGCCGTTTTTGACCAGGAGGTAGTTGAGGAAGAAGTGGGTGGAGCTCCCTGGGGCGGTGACCCCGACCTTTTTCCCCTTCAGGTCGGCCACGCTCCTCACCTGGTCCGCCAGGTCCGCCCGCACCCCCAGCACGATGGCGGGGTAGCGCCCCACCTGCACGAAGGCCACGATGTCCCGGCCCTGGGCCTGCATCTGGATGGTGTGGTCGTAGAAGCCCATGACCACCTCCACGCTCCCCCCCACCAGGGCCTGGAGGGCGCGGGAGCCCGCCTGGAGGTCCTGGATCACCACGTCCAGGCCCTCGTCCTTGAAGTAGCCCAGGCGCTCCACCACGGTGAGGGGCAGGTAGACCACCGCGGTCTTCCCGCCCACGCCCAGGACCACCCGCTTCTGGGCGAAGCCGAAGGCCAAGAGCACCAGCAAAAGCCCGATCCAGATCCGCTTCATGCCGTACCTCCTTCCCGTTCCTTGGGCCGCCACACGAGGAGCCGCCTCTCCACCGCCCCCACCAGGGCGTCCAGCACCAGGACGAAGGCCATGAGGACCACCATCCCGGCGAAGACTCCGGTGGTGTCAAAGACCCCCTCCGCCTGGGCGATGAGGTAGCCGAGGCCCGCGGCGCTCCCCAGGTACTCCCCCACCACGGCCCCGATGACGGCGAAGCCGATGGAGGTCCTCAGGGAACTGAAGATCCAGCTCGCCGCCGCGGGGAGGTAGACGTGGCGCAGGAGGTGGGAGCGCCTCGCCCCGAGGAGCCTGGCGTTCTGCAGGACCACGGGGGGCACCTCCTTCACCCCCTGGTAGGTGTTGAAGAAGGCCACGAAGAAGACCAGGGTGATGCCCAGGGCCACCTTGGAGAGGATCCCGAGGCCGAACCAGAGGGTGAAGATGGGGGCGAGGACCACCCGGGGGATGGCGTTCAGGGCCTTGATGTAGGGGTCCAGGACCGCCGCAGGCCCCGGGGCCAGGGCGAGCCAAAGCCCCAGGGCCACGCCGAGGAGGGTGCCCAGGGCGAAGGCCAGGAGCATCTCCACCGTGGTCACGTAGAGGTGGGGGTAGATCTCCCCGGTGGCGAACCAGCGGAAGACCCTGGAGGCGATCTCCGAGGGGTAGGAGAAGAAGAAGGGGTCAATGCGGCCCGTCCTCGAGGCCCACTCCCAGAGGAGGAGGAGGCCCAAAAGGAGCCCCCCTTGCCAGAGCCTCACCCTAAGCCCCCGCATGGGCCCGCATCACCTCCCCTCGCAAAAGCTCCCAGATCTCCCGGTGGAGCCGGAGAAACTCCGGGGTGAGCCGCACCTCGGCCACGTCCCTCGGCCTCGGGAGGGGGATGGGGAAGTCCCCGATGGGCCGGGAGCGGGGCCCCGCGGCCATCACCACCACCCGGTCGGAGAGGGCGATGGCCTCCTCCAGGTCGTGGGTGACGAAGAGGACGGTCTTCCGGTCCTCCTGCCAAAGCCTTAGGAGCTCGTTCTCCATAAGCTGCCGCGTCTGCACGTCCAGGGCGGAGAAGGGCTCGTCCATGAGGAGGAGCTTGGGGCCGGCGATGAGCACCTGGGCGAGGCCCACCCGCTTCCTCTGCCCCCCGGAGAGCTGGTGGGGGAAGCGCTGGGCGAAGCGCTCCAGGCCCACCTTGGCAAGCCAGGCCCGGGCCCGCTCCCGCGCCTCCCCCCAAGGGGTGCCCCGGAAGACCAGGGGCAGGGCCACGTTGTCCAAGGCGGTCTTCCAGGGGAGGATGGCGTCCTGCTGGAAGAGGTAGCCCGCCAGGGGGTTGAGCCCCTTGAGGGGCCTCCCCGCCACCCACACCTCCCCTTCGCTTGGGGAAAGGAGGCCCGCGGCTACGTTCAGGAGGGTGCTCTTGCCGCACCCCGTGGGCCCCACCAGGCTCACGAACTCCCCCTCGGCGACCCGGAGGGAGACGCCTTCCACGGCCACGTAGTCCCCGAAGGCCACGCTCAGCCTGCGGAACTCCAGGAAGCTCATCCGTAGTACTCCGGGTTGGGCTTGAAGCCGAGGCTGTTGAGGAGCCGGTTGGTGAAGTTGAACATGGCGGCCACCTCGGCGGCCTCGAGGATGGCCTCGTCCGAGAGGCCCGCCTCCCTAAGGGGCTTCAGGTCCTCCTCGGTCATCTCGTGGTGGCGGTGGGTCACCTTGAGGGCGAACTCCACCAGGGCCCGCATCCTCGGGGGCATCTCCGCCCGGCGGGGGTTGGCCGCCAGGACCTCGGGGAGGATGGGGTCCCCGGTGAGGTCCTTCAGGTAGCGCTTGTGGCTCGCCACGCAGTACTCGCAGCGGTTCTCCCCGCTGACGGCCACCGCCATGGCCTCCTTTTCCTCCCGGCTCAGGAGGCCCTCCCCCCGCATCAGGGCGTCGTAGTAGCGGAACCAGAGGAGGAAGCGGGGGCTTAGGGCGAAGGCGCGGGCCACGTTGGGCACGAAGCCCGTCTTCTCAAGGAAGCGGGCGAAGAGCGCCCGCACCTCTTCGGAAAGCTCCCCTTCCTCCGGCACCCGGAGCCAGGAGATCACCATACGGCCACCGCCCGCACCGGGCCGCCGGAGGCCTTCTGGTGCTTGGGCCCGCCCACGAAGATCAGGGCCCCGGAGGGGGGCACCTGGGCCAGGTTGGCCAGGTTCTCCAGGCCGTACTTCCCCGCCCCGAGGACGGTGACGTGGGTCTTGAAGTCCTTGGAGGGGCCGAAGTCCAGGGAGAGGGTGTCCACCCCGAGGCCCACGATCTCCCGCTCCCGCACCAAAAACTCCGCCGCCTCGGGGGAGAAGCCGGGGAAGTGGAGGGTGCCGGAGGCGTCCTGGTTGAGGAAGGCCTTGGGGTCCTTCCACCTGGCCTCCCAGCCGGAGTGCATGGCCACGAAGGCCCCCTTGGGCAGGCGGCCGTACCGCCTCTCGTAGGCCAGGAGGTCGTCCGGCGTCACCTGGGCGTCGGGGTCCTTGGCCGCCTTCTCGTGGATGTGGATCACCGCCAGGGGGGCGATGAGGACGCCCACGGGAAGCTTCTCCGCCGTGGGGGCCCCCTCCACGAAGTGGGCGGGGGCGTCCATGTGGGTGCCGGAGTGCTCCCAGAGGTCCAGGCGGTTCCCGTAGTAGCCGTTTTGCCGCACCGTGACCAGGGTGGTGATGCGCATGGGCTCCGCCCCGGGGAAGAGGGGGATCTCCGGGGTGAGCTCGTGGGTGAGGTCCACCGCGCGGCTGAAGGCCTTCCCGGGAACCTGGGCCTGGGCCAAGGCCGCCCCCGCGAGCGCGGCGAGGCCCGAGGCCAGGAAGCGCCTGCGGGAAAGGGAGCGGGCCACCTGCTCCATCACCAGGGGTGCGCACATGGTTGCCTCCTTTTTCTTAGGAGAACGTACCACGTTCCCGCATACGTTTGCAAGCGGAGGGCCGGACTTGCGAGAATCTTCCCCCGGCCCGGGAGGCCTAGGCGGGCCCTCGAGGCGGGCCCACCCGCTCCCGCCCGGCGTAGACGTTCATCCGCCCCGGGCGCAGGAAGCCCACCAGGGTGAGGCCGTAGGCCTGGGCCAGGGCCACGGCCAGGCTCGTGGGGGCGGAGACGGCGCAGAAGACGGGGATGCCCGCCGCCACCGCCTTCACCAGGAGCTCGTACCCCGCCCGGCCGCTCACCAGGAGGATGTGGTCGTGGAGGGGGAGCTTCCCCCGAAGGAAGGCCCAGCCGATGAGCTTGTCCAGGGCGTTGTGCCGGCCCACGTCCTCCCGCAAGGCGACGAGCCGCCCCTCCCGGTCAAAGAGGGCGGCGGCGTGGAGGCCCCCGGTGGCGCGGAAGAGGCGCTGGGCCTCCCCCAGGCGCTCGGGCAGGGCGAGGAGGAGGTCGGGGTCCACCGCCAGGGGCGGGGGAGGGGAGAGGCCGAGCCTTTCCGGGTCGGGGAGGGCCTCCCGGCCGCAGGCCCCGCAGGCGGCGGTGAGGGCGAGGTGGCGCCTGGGCGGGGGCGGGAGGGGGTGGCGCAGGAAGACCTGGATGACCCCTTCCCGCGCCTCAAGGGGAAGGCTTCCCTCCGCGCAGGGGGCGATGGCGAGGACCTCCTTGGGGTCTTGGAGGAGGCCTTCGGTGTAGAGGAGGCCCGCGGCGAGCTCCGCGTCCTGCCCCGGGGTGCGGAGGACCACCCCCAGGGAGGCCACCTCGTCCCGGTAGCGCAGCCGGATCTCCAGGGGGGCCTCCACGGCCACCTCGTCCCGGACCTCCCGCCACCGGCCCCCCTCGAGGCGGGCCACCCGGACCCTGGCCTTCCCCCTCATGGCCGGAGCGGGGAAGGGGCCTCCGCCTCCCCCCGCCGCACGTGGGCGAGGATCTCCTTGTAGGCCGGGATGTGGGCCAGGGGGGAGCGGGCCTTGGGGTCCACCAGGACGTTTCCCTCAGGCCAGTGGACCTCCAGGGTGCCCTCCTTGACCTCCGCCAAGTAGACCCGGCCGGCGTAGCGGCCGAAGGCGTTTTCCAGCACCACCGGGTCCCCGGGCTTCAGGCCCAGGCGGGCGGCGTCCTTGGGGTTCATGTAGACCGCGTCCCGGAAGGCCCCGGTGAGAGGGTCCTGGTCCTCGTGGACCATGGAGTTGAACTGCTTCCCCCGGCGGGTGACCACGCGGAAGGCCCCCTCGGGGACCTCCTTTTGGGGCAGGGGCACGGGGCGGAAGTGGGCCTTCCCGTCGGGGGTGGGGAAGCGCCAGCCCTCGCAGAGGCGCCTCCCCCCGTACTGGAACTGGTCCCCCTTGGCCTTGAGGCGCTGGATCCCCTCGTAAAGGGGGATGACCCGGGCGATCTCCTCGCGGACCTCGGCGGTGGAGGCGAAGCGGAAGCGGTCCTTGAGCTCGGGGCGCAGGCGGTGGACGAGCTCCTGGAAGACCTCCCACTCGGGCCGCGCCTCCGGGGGCCTCGGGCCCGGGATCTCGGGGCTGAAGATCACGCGCCTTTCCGTGCTGGTCTCCGTGACCCCGCCCGGGACCTCGTAGCGGGTGGTGGCGGGGAGGAGGAGGACGCACTCCCCGGGCTCCAGGAGCATCTGGCTGGAGAGGACGATGTCCTGGTGGACCCTGAGGGGGACGCGCCCCAAGGCCTCCTCCACGGCCTCAGGGTCGGGCATGACCTCGCGGAAGTCTCCCCCGATGGCCCACAGGACCCCGAGCCTCCCCTCGAGGGCCCGGTCCAGGGCCTCCGGGGTGGTGAGGCCGGGGCGGTCCGGGACGGGGAAGCCCCAGAGCTCGGCAAGCCTCCGGGCGTTCTCCGGGTTCACGGGAAGCCCCCCGGGGAAGGCGGTGGCGTAGGCCCCCATCTCCGCCCCCCCTTGGACCCCGGAGTGGCCGCGGATGGGCATGAGGCCGCACCCCTCCCGCCCCACGAAGCCCTTGAGGAGGGCGAGGTTGACGATGGCCCGCACGTTGTCCTCCCCGTGGGTGTGCTGGGTGATCCCCATCCCCCAGACGAAGACGGCCCGCTCCGCCCGGCCCACCATCTCGGCGAAGGCCCGCATCTCCTCGCGGGAGACGCCCGCCGCCTTTTCCAGCTCGGCGAAGGGGATGGCCTTGAGGAAGGCCTTGTACTCCTCAAAGCCCGCGGTGTGGGCCCGGATGAACCCGGGGTCCACCCAGCCCTCTTCCAGCATCCACTTGGCCGCCCCGTGGAGGAAGGCGATGTCCCCGCCGGGGAGGATCTGGAAGAAGCGGTCGGCAATCCTCGTGCCGAAGAGGGCGCTTTCCAGGTCCGAGGGCACGAAGTAGCGCTCCATCCCGGGCTCCCGGTAGGGGTTCACCACCGCCACCTTGGTCCCCGCCTTTTTGGCGTGGTAGAGGTACTTCATCATCACCGGCTGGTTGTTGGCCACGTTGGAGCCCAGGAAGACCACCAGGTCGGTGCCGATGAGGTCGGTGTAGCTGCAGGTGGTGGCCGCCACCCCGAGGGCCTCCTTGAGGACCACGGTGGAGGGGGAGTGGCAGACGCGGGCGGCGTTGTCCACGTGGTTGCACCCCAGGGCCCGCACCGCCTTTTGCACCACGTAGTAGGTCTCGTTGGGCACGCCCCGGCTCGTGAGGTAGAAGAAGGCCCCCTCGGGGAGGTGGCGCCTGAGGTACTCCGCGGCAAGCCCCAGGGCCTCGTCCCAGGAGACGCGCCGGAAGCCCCTTTCCCCCTTCCGCCGGAGCATGGGGTAGGGGAGGCGGCCGAGGCGCCGGAGCTCCCGGCTCCTCCTCCCCTTCAGGGCCTCCACGTCCTCCAGCACCTTGGGGTCCAGGGGGGCAGGGTGTTTAGGCGGAGGAGGCGCAGGCGCACGTTGCAGAGGTGGACCCCGTGGAGGGTCCAGTCCTCGAGGCCCGAGGTCCCGAGGGCGCAGCCGTCGCAGACCCCGTCCCTGAGGATCCGCCAGGCGTAGGGGAGGTTGTCCCGGTTCTCCCAAAGGGCCCGAAAGACCTCGTAGAAGTTCTCCAGGTGGGTGAAGGGGATGCGGCTCGCCCAAAGCTCCGGGGCAAGGCCCCGCTTTAGGGGGCGCACGTACGCCTTGGGCGAGCTCCAAAACGGGTTCAACCAGGCCATGGCCACCTCCTTGGGTTCCTCGAGGCCAGCGTAACGCCGGGGGCGGAGGCGGGCAAGGGCGGAGGCCAC
This region of Thermus thermophilus genomic DNA includes:
- a CDS encoding MBL fold metallo-hydrolase — protein: MEVVPVYTGFPGRSHRGYLGLSGAYLVVGPRLLLYDTLGFGEREGLYARLEALGVSPLDVTGVVLSHLHFDHAANADLFPWAEVYVHEAELRHAERVAKDPRLDPACLAHLPKALSRLTAVLEGPLAAGLSLLRLPGHTPGLLGLAVKGVGVLVSDAVKSRFDLEGPPAPPCLDPEAALKSRERLWGFPRLFPGHDVPLRREGGRFLPEGEACLEVALPHGAKVTLKL
- a CDS encoding TRAP transporter large permease, producing MSLLEAGLLLVLGLFLLLALGVYVGLALLLVGLFGLAFLTSAPPGPNLATALWTSTSGFSLAALPLFVWMGEILYRSRLAQGLFQGLSPLLSRLPGGLLHVNVVASALFAAVIGSSAATTATVGRFTLPELLRRGYPKPLALGSLAGAGTLGFLIPPSVVMIVYGVMAEVSVARLFMAGVVPGVVLTLLFMLLLALLALARRGELPQEPPKPLGEALKSLLGVLPILFLILLVLGSIYLGVATPTEAAAIGVVGALFLAALNRELSLDTFRQSLLGAVRTTSMIGLILAGAGVLTLAMGFTGIPRALAAWAVEAGITPLLLILFLSLVYIVLGWFLDGISIVVLTISVILPVVKAIGVDPLWFGVYLVIMVELAQITPPVGFNLFVLQSLSGEDLFRIARYSLPFMGVLLLMVALLVAFPGLATWLPRTMTGG
- a CDS encoding TRAP transporter small permease, encoding MSLWEKALGAAFRLAELLAALMGLFILLVILAQVAGRYLGFVVPSALEMAGFATAGLIFLGLAPTLRAGGHIRVGLLLRRLPPGPRRVAESLSLGLGLLAALYAGLQAWLRVGESYRFGDLAPGLLPLPLWLPQTFLALGLTFFALALLEAFLRALKGVAP
- the dctP gene encoding TRAP transporter substrate-binding protein DctP → MNTAQDLKGTRFRAYNPATARLAELLGMTPVQVEAADIPQAFATGIVEAMITSPVTGVDSQAWDFARYFYDLKAWIPKNMVVVGRRAFESLSPQDREALLQAARRAEERGWRLSQEQEEKAIQTLAARGMQVVKPSAALMADLKKVGQTMILEWQRQVGATGVQVYRRYLGR
- a CDS encoding ABC transporter substrate-binding protein, yielding MKRIWIGLLLVLLAFGFAQKRVVLGVGGKTAVVYLPLTVVERLGYFKDEGLDVVIQDLQAGSRALQALVGGSVEVVMGFYDHTIQMQAQGRDIVAFVQVGRYPAIVLGVRADLADQVRSVADLKGKKVGVTAPGSSTHFFLNYLLVKNGLKPTDVSVIGVSVGAQAVAAVQNKQVDAISNVEPAITLLEERGLLKVLADTRTTKGTREVLGGEYPAAVLYTTRAWLERNPDTAQRLVNAMVRGLRWMQGKSPEEIAQILPEEYFLGDRDLYLKVLRNSLESFSPTGRFSDTAPLRPLTVLSAFDPKVAQARIDLKRTYTNEFVNRALQNLR
- a CDS encoding ABC transporter permease — its product is MRGLRVRLWQGGLLLGLLLLWEWASRTGRIDPFFFSYPSEIASRVFRWFATGEIYPHLYVTTVEMLLAFALGTLLGVALGLWLALAPGPAAVLDPYIKALNAIPRVVLAPIFTLWFGLGILSKVALGITLVFFVAFFNTYQGVKEVPPVVLQNARLLGARRSHLLRHVYLPAAASWIFSSLRTSIGFAVIGAVVGEYLGSAAGLGYLIAQAEGVFDTTGVFAGMVVLMAFVLVLDALVGAVERRLLVWRPKEREGGTA
- a CDS encoding ABC transporter ATP-binding protein encodes the protein MSFLEFRRLSVAFGDYVAVEGVSLRVAEGEFVSLVGPTGCGKSTLLNVAAGLLSPSEGEVWVAGRPLKGLNPLAGYLFQQDAILPWKTALDNVALPLVFRGTPWGEARERARAWLAKVGLERFAQRFPHQLSGGQRKRVGLAQVLIAGPKLLLMDEPFSALDVQTRQLMENELLRLWQEDRKTVLFVTHDLEEAIALSDRVVVMAAGPRSRPIGDFPIPLPRPRDVAEVRLTPEFLRLHREIWELLRGEVMRAHAGA
- a CDS encoding peroxidase-related enzyme (This protein belongs to a clade of uncharacterized proteins related to peroxidases such as the alkylhydroperoxidase AhpD.); protein product: MVISWLRVPEEGELSEEVRALFARFLEKTGFVPNVARAFALSPRFLLWFRYYDALMRGEGLLSREEKEAMAVAVSGENRCEYCVASHKRYLKDLTGDPILPEVLAANPRRAEMPPRMRALVEFALKVTHRHHEMTEEDLKPLREAGLSDEAILEAAEVAAMFNFTNRLLNSLGFKPNPEYYG
- a CDS encoding cyclase family protein, producing MCAPLVMEQVARSLSRRRFLASGLAALAGAALAQAQVPGKAFSRAVDLTHELTPEIPLFPGAEPMRITTLVTVRQNGYYGNRLDLWEHSGTHMDAPAHFVEGAPTAEKLPVGVLIAPLAVIHIHEKAAKDPDAQVTPDDLLAYERRYGRLPKGAFVAMHSGWEARWKDPKAFLNQDASGTLHFPGFSPEAAEFLVREREIVGLGVDTLSLDFGPSKDFKTHVTVLGAGKYGLENLANLAQVPPSGALIFVGGPKHQKASGGPVRAVAVW
- the fdhD gene encoding formate dehydrogenase accessory sulfurtransferase FdhD, producing MRGKARVRVARLEGGRWREVRDEVAVEAPLEIRLRYRDEVASLGVVLRTPGQDAELAAGLLYTEGLLQDPKEVLAIAPCAEGSLPLEAREGVIQVFLRHPLPPPPRRHLALTAACGACGREALPDPERLGLSPPPPLAVDPDLLLALPERLGEAQRLFRATGGLHAAALFDREGRLVALREDVGRHNALDKLIGWAFLRGKLPLHDHILLVSGRAGYELLVKAVAAGIPVFCAVSAPTSLAVALAQAYGLTLVGFLRPGRMNVYAGRERVGPPRGPA
- a CDS encoding FdhF/YdeP family oxidoreductase; protein product: MEALKGRRSRELRRLGRLPYPMLRRKGERGFRRVSWDEALGLAAEYLRRHLPEGAFFYLTSRGVPNETYYVVQKAVRALGCNHVDNAARVCHSPSTVVLKEALGVAATTCSYTDLIGTDLVVFLGSNVANNQPVMMKYLYHAKKAGTKVAVVNPYREPGMERYFVPSDLESALFGTRIADRFFQILPGGDIAFLHGAAKWMLEEGWVDPGFIRAHTAGFEEYKAFLKAIPFAELEKAAGVSREEMRAFAEMVGRAERAVFVWGMGITQHTHGEDNVRAIVNLALLKGFVGREGCGLMPIRGHSGVQGGAEMGAYATAFPGGLPVNPENARRLAELWGFPVPDRPGLTTPEALDRALEGRLGVLWAIGGDFREVMPDPEAVEEALGRVPLRVHQDIVLSSQMLLEPGECVLLLPATTRYEVPGGVTETSTERRVIFSPEIPGPRPPEARPEWEVFQELVHRLRPELKDRFRFASTAEVREEIARVIPLYEGIQRLKAKGDQFQYGGRRLCEGWRFPTPDGKAHFRPVPLPQKEVPEGAFRVVTRRGKQFNSMVHEDQDPLTGAFRDAVYMNPKDAARLGLKPGDPVVLENAFGRYAGRVYLAEVKEGTLEVHWPEGNVLVDPKARSPLAHIPAYKEILAHVRRGEAEAPSPLRP